The genomic window TCCGCTCGGTGATGGATTGATCGACGATCCCCGGAGATCAAGCCTCGAATTTCGATCCCCGACGTCGCTGTATAAACGCGATCCTTTCCATGCAGGCACATCACCCTCCGTGCACACGTATTTACGTCTGGTGGAAGAATAAACCTAGGTATAGGTATGCGTCTATTGGGTACCTATAGGTTTTATAAGCCGCCTATCCATCAGTACATGTATAAGATACACGGGATCATTCTCCTATTGTTGCCATACTTGGAGATTATGCCGTAATCCTTTTAGTCACGTTGCAGAAAAATAGCGAAAGCACAATTGTGTACGTGGCTggagattttttaaaactgcaTGAccatgaaattcaaaatataacaTGGATATGGTTCAAACTTATTATTCTGCATAGATTTTCGATTCGACATCGGTTAGActcgatagttttttttctacacaccgatgatatttgtatattaatttttgagcatcattattaattaatagcCGTATATTCCAATCACGATTAAATTAGaagatttatgaaatttaataacgaTACTTCAATAGAATTTGGTAATtgaatgaattgaattttcatacaatTGCAACTGTATTTTATAAGGTTGAAGGCAAGTGGTAGACGAGTTGAATCGACTACTTCATTCGTCGCAATATGCGTTGCCTGGCGACTTTATAGCTATCGGATCGCGTgaagataattaatataattcGATTAATATACAGCGTCGATACGAGGGTTGAGATTTCGTTTGAAGAATCTCGAGTTCCCTGAACCGTGAGAATCACGTCCGGACGATATCCATAGATTTCCAATTACCGTCGTGGAGTGGCTGGATTCCCACAGTTCGTGAAAATACGGATTCCCTCCGCATCTCGGCGGCTCGATTGGGAGTCATAATGCATTACAACCGGGGAATATCGAGATGAGGAGGAAAAGCGTCGTCAACTGAATCGTCTGAAGTGAGACACGTACCGTATGGGAGGGAATATTACCGCGGCAGATATATATGGACGgaaataaatgagatgcgTGGGCTTTGGTTGATCCcttgataaaaaagaaaatcacccCCATGCACCTATCCGCGCCTGCACGCGAGATTGGGGTCGGCAGACTTCTCgggtgtataaatatttatattgacGCGTAGTGACCGGGCGTCGAGACGCCGATCCGTCGATCGGCACGTGATTGTCACATCGGAACCCAGCGGGGCGCTGAGCTACAGGAAAAGCTGAAAAAGAAGCTCAAAAGAGacgaggaaaaaatcattccTTCCTCGCCGCCGCCCAAGGGAGAAAAGCCGCGATAAGTGGGTCGTTATAGCCGAGCGGCGTCCCTTTCCGAGGCTGCCCAATGGCTTCCGGTCTCGAGGCGATGTGGTGGATTTGGATCACGAAATATAAGGATGACGAGTCGCCTAGAAACAGGAGCGAAAGTAAAGACGTACGTCTGGAAATCAGTCGGCGTCGGGAGAATTCAAATCGTCCTGAAAGTTATTCGTCCTTAGTTGCGCTTGCAGCTTGGTTGGACAACAGGTTGGCACGAAGGTTGTACAGTCGAgtgaaaaattcgtcgaaacAGGAAGGACGTCGCGACGATCAACGCTCCGGAGGGTGCAGCTGAAGCGAGACAAGTTgaatatgatttttaaaaaaaagttctttgATCCTGAAGGAATATTTAAACATAGTGATTTCAACTGTCAGTGCACCTTAATATTAACAACCTCATAAAATTACCAGTgttccattattttttcaacaaaatatccTTACATTTCTTCCGATTCTAGTAAATAGTAGCTCGTCTTATTCGTTACAATGATTCCCTACAGATTGTCTGAAATACTTGTCGTCTTGAGTTCGTTACTGGTAattaagcaaaaaaaaaaaacaggtatgataatcgttacaatttttaggTGATAATTTATGATTCACGAAACACGTTATCGTAATAATTCAACAATTTACCTTGAACGACTTGTGGAGAAATAATGCATTAATAAAATGAACTACTGCTCATCAGAATCGGGCAAGTAATGTGAAttatttggggaaaaaatagtaaaatagGTAATATGACTTGTTTCATGTAGTCGAAACGATAAGCGAGTTTACAGGTTAAGTTTAATATGTTTTAAAACGTTTTCCTGGATCACGGGAATCTTTTTGGTTGGACGTAACTAGATTAGCTTCACTGACGCTGCTTAAAGCATTTTTCGATCAAGTTTTTGTTTCGACGCTTCTTTTTCCGGACTGTACGTCCCGTACATCCTTAAAGTCATTTGCCAAGTATATACGGTACCTCATGCAGTTGATATTGCATTTTGAAACGATGGCGTTCTTCACCGCGCATCGCGAAGGCTGCGGCCGACGCCTCGTCCTGCACACCCTCTCGACGGATCGTTGGCCCCTGAAATAACCATGGATTCGACGGATAGAGGTGTATGTATAGCGACGAAGCCCAATTTCCTCCAGTGCAAACACCCCAAAAGAGTCCCCTTAGCCGACCGGTTACGCCCTGAAATTTGCATGAAATTGCTTATTAAATTACTAAGTTTTTCGCAAAGATTTAGCGAGACTGGAGCCATTTGTCTTTCGGCTTTTAATTCACCCCCCTCTCCGCCCCTATTAATAAAGCTCGAGTGATGTATTGGTTTTTAGGCGCGGACGCCaactttttgaataatttcaactgGCGCCCGATAAATTTACTCctcaaatttatattatttccaCCTGgacatgtatattttttaatctgcAGACTATATACTTATACAATATTCGCGTTATACCCTTACAGTGAATCTGTAGactgtcaaaaattttcaagatgaCACGGTTTATATCCCGTGCATTTTTCATTGCCCCAAAAGCTATGTCACTATATTTGACCAAGATactaaacaaataaattttgaagtcTGTAACTAACAAAAATGATTGCAGAGAAATTAGTAATCGGTGTACCTGTGTGTACCtgtatagtaaaaaaatgacCGTAATAGTCTTGTCGAAAAATTGTTCATCCAAAAATATCAGACAATAAAGAAAGGTTTGAAAGGCAAAGCTGCACACAAGGAATAACGAGTGTTCTAAAAACCTGTTTGAGACAGATTTTCAatctataataattttccgatCGATTCCGTGAAGTcatataataaattcaaactACTAGATTCTGATTatcaatttcttcatttcgacACATCGATAACCGTAAATAACGTCGCATAGAACTGATTCCACGGTTTTTCATTCCTTCTGTGCTATCGACGTCATTTTCAGGGTTCCGTACCTCAAAAGGAAAAAACGGAACCCTTATAGGATCACCTTGttgtccgtccgtccgtctgTCAAAACCCTTTTTCTCAGGGACAGGTAGAGGTATCAAATTGAAAGTAATGTCAAATACCAAGGTCTACGGTCCCTTagaggtgtaaaaaattcaagcttcTAAGTCAACGCAATCGAAAGACACGGCCATTTATGCCACATATTTTGATACTCGCAAACTCACTCATCAAAGTCTATGGAGTACGTCCCGTTTACttagaattataaaatttggcAATAAGCAAGGTCTCACAGCACAAATAAAGGAAAAACTCGATAAAATCGTTACTTTGTAGTTAagtatcaaataaaaaattgctatACGGAACCCTCAGGGCGCGAATTCTACTCGCACTTgtccgttttttctttttcgctaAAATTCAACTCGTCGAACAACGAATTGCTGAAACTAGGTGGGAAATTCGACGAGTCGGCATCAGGAAGGGCGTCGAGTGTCGGCGGAGAGGCTGTCAGTCATATCTGGGGGCCGTGGCTTGTTCCCGTGGAAATCAAACCAGAGTTGGCGGCATGTGGCTTGACGCGCGCAATCTGTCCCTGACATCCCAGGCGTCGCGTCGTCACTCGACGCCCGGCGTACCGACGCGCTTCAAAGGCCGTGGACATACAAACCCTGGCTGCCTGCAACCCGAGGGAACATCGCCGATATTAGAAATGTTACAGCTTATATTATGCTTGTACCAGGGTGGCGAGAGGTGCCGACGCCGCCCCACAAACGTATATTATCTCCAGCGTGTGCGGCAGACGCGCACCtaaggcgtcgcgacgccgggCGTCGGTCCGAGAAATCTAGCGTAGACGGAGGGTATACGTTGGCCGTGAGAATTAGAATTTCGCATGCGGAGTGTATATTAACGGAACGGAAATCCGGGCGACCCGATAATCTTATTTCGCATTATCGAGGAGTATTAATTAACGTCTGAGTATATACGGAATTGGGGTCGCCGAcctcttcaagtttcacaAGCTTGAATAATAACTGCGGTATTTCGGAACCACGCGGTGACAATGTGACCGTGAAAATTGTCGCGTACAGCGAAATTAGTCCATATCTTCGCAAAGTCGCGATTTCTTTCGAATCTTGCACGGTACGACCTTCTTCGAAAGATTCGGGAACGGTAGAATCTTTTTCGTCGAAAAGCAGCACGCTGCCTTTCGCACAAAAAGGGTTCTGCACGCTAAGCCGATATGCATTCATTATAATAAGAAATGGGAGCTGGGAGTGAAAAGTTTGAGCGGCTGCGGCTTATCAAGTTCCCctgaattttatattatttaagaGAATTCCCTccctgtatacatatatatccggCATCCCTCCCCGTTTCGCCAATCCTGCAGGACGCTCGGCTCGACGCCTCATGCCTCCTCACCACTCCTGCGACGACGGTGTAAAAGTTCGCTAAACTTTGTTCTTCTGCTCGTAAAGGCGAAGATGCATGGCATTTGAAGTTTGCGAAATGTaatttgcatatttatttGTCCTTTAAAAGAGTTTAGCCGAGTTGTAAGCTGATTTCCTAACCCGCGCCGCCTGCAAGCTGCGTAGTTCTACGATTtgatattatttcttttcgccGTCACGCCACGTGCAATACTCACGCCGTAATAGCCGCTACCAATGCGTCATTCCGCTTCTAATCAGGTGCCGGTACCACCTTCGAGCTTCTTTTTACCAACGTCACAGGTATACCTGTTGTATGGATTTTATGCAAAACGGAACGACTGAAATTCTATTAGATTTTAATCGCCTCACGGAGTGCACCATTTGTAATAGCAGAAAGTGATTAATTGGTGTAATCAGCATGGTTGAAAATCGCCATGTTATGTATCTAAAATTTATCAAGACTGCCACCAATGTtctgaagaaataatttttgttcagcACTAAACTTCAACTCCGTAGGATCACTTCGGTTTCTCGTCCCGGTCTATGTTTCGACcttatatttttaatgaagCAACCGGAAACGGGAGCTGGACGGAAAGTAATCACAGCAAGGGATAATAATTCGCAAAGGGTTGTCGCTCGTTCCCTATTAATTATTCGTATAATATGCAAATCCAAATCACACAGTATGCTAATGGAACCTGATGTAAATACCATAAACGGTAAGTAAGTGTTTTGATCTGGGGACCCGTAAAATATAGTATAAATTCGCATCAAACCGGCACCCCTTACAAATGTCACGTTGTAAAGTTGATTTATTACGACGCAGAAGTGAAATAATATGCATTACATGAAATTCCAGACGTATAATTCAAATTCTCGTAGAAATGTCGGTTATTCCGTATATATACGAGGACCAATTCAATTTGcgatatgtataatgtacgtaGACTTTTGCCACCGTGAGCAGAGAAGATTTTGGACTTTGAACGACGAACTGCAGGCATCCAATATTGAACAGTTGCTAAAGGTGCTTTCCAAGGTGTGTTGAATTTCGAAGCAATAAATCCGCGAAAGGTTCCGCCCGGAGTTCGCAAGCTCCCCATAGGAAATGATATAGGCGGTGCTCGGAGGAATCCGACCGGGCCGAaaccttccttccttcctttcttccttccttccatGTCAGCTCATCTCAAAGTCAAATACCCGTTGGAGAATACACTGCGCTCATCTCCTCGACTCACTCTTCCCATATGCCCGGTTAAAGGGCAAACTCTGTCAGTTTTCCACTAGAAATCCCCGCGCGACGGTTGAAAGAACaaaatagatataaaaaaaaaaaaaagaaaagaaaatataacagaaaatgaaattactcTTCAGTCCTCAATTTATAATGCTACCTTGACACTTGTATACATCAACGTTTCATAAATTATCTATCAGTTATTCGGTAacggattgaaaaatttttaacagtgaagaaagaaaatcactTTATGAATAATTTGTCGCGACGAATGGGTAAAATGCGAAATTAAATTCTCTCAGTAGAGACCGAACTGCGGAATTTAAGGAATtgtcttgaaaaatttaacttttcACTACTATTTTCCTTGATTTCGTTAAATGCGTTTGTAATATCTGGATGTCAGCTGGGCCCGCAGGTTATACCTACGTAGCGGTAAGGAATTgggtattttttcaattctgcaTGGAGAGACGCAACAGGCGGGTCTTTCCCACACGGGAGGAAATCTACCGTGGCAGCCCCGCGGTTATGTTCGGTTTGGCGCACGTATACATATTCCCATTCAACAGGAACAAAAACGCCCCCGCAGGGCTTTGCCCTTTAGCGGGTAGGCCGAACAATGTTCCGTTTCGACAAATGGCAGATCAAAAACAAACGCTTGACTAGCCGCCACAAAAACAGAACCCGCAGAGCCATTGTACAGGTGGAAATCTGAAAGCGTCGCGTTGTTTTCTTGTACGCACAGTATTCGTCGatttgaatcgaaaattttcgaaacgcGGTCAGTACAAGCACCGAACGTACGGTATACATTTTTACTGATATCTATGAAGcaatggagagagagagagagagagaagaaaaaagatagaTATTATTGCAAAGTCTTGGGGGAATATAACGCGAATATTCCTAGCGCGAAAGACATGGTCAAACAGGCAACATAAGCGGTCATCTAATGCATAATGCATGCGGTTCAATATTAGAAGCGGAGTTTCGAGTACGGAACGAGATGCAGGCGGgctttatatatattttagatatatatatatatatatacatatgtatcttGAAGGGCGCCTCTCAAAGTGAACCATATCTGTATTACGACGTGGGGTGGAACTCGCTCTTCTGGAAGAAAAGCGACTAAGCTAGCTTCTCAGCGGATCTGACATGATATTTATTGCCATCCAGTTGCACCAAAATAACACGTAATTTATTAtccacttttttcttctctctcgaAGTACAgattccttctttttttttttactttttacttcTACCAGCATAAAACTACCGACAAAAGGTCATACGATAATACGAATTAATcacatgtatacctatgtatgttGCAAACCTTGCTCAACTGCACAGATGGTAGTCAAAACGAGTGGAAACTTCAAAATCAAGCAAGTTTTACATTCAAAATGGATGGGTCAAAATGAATGGTTGAATAATCCCAGTTTTGGAAATACAGTTTCGTGCAGTGtgttgaacaatttttatacacggTGTAACtggttttcattgaaaaattagtCGCCAAACTCAATAACTGCATGTGCAGTTCGATTTCACTCAACAATCAGCACAGCAACGTAATTAAAACAATGATTCAACTTTTTGAATTACCATGCTATATATTAACCATAAGCTACTACGACAGATCTCAAGTTTGAAGAAAAGCCTAATTTGCACACGCGGAAAAGGTGTTATTAAGATTATCTCACGTTcgtttacaaataaaaatatttcaaatttgctAGCCGCTCATAGATAAGTTTTCCTTTCGGAAAAGGTAGAGAACCGTATAGTTTCATATCAGCCCTGTTGGCTATTCTTACCTTTTATATGTCAGACAGGCCGATTAAGGACAGCTCGTCTTGATTAATTTAAAATCTCTGTGTGAGATTTGAGTAGCCATAAAATCCATAAATTTCTGATTACGTTTagtaataaatcaattgtacCAGGTTATTGATACCATGACAGTGTCGACGATTAAACCACGTTCAAATCAGCCGCCATATTGAAAAGCATCGCGCGTACTCAGCGCGCGCATAGAAAAAAGACAGAACTCAGCATCTGCGCTTCTCATTGACGGTGTAGGGGGGCATCGAATGCGTGAAACGCTACGTCTGCTAAGAAGtgaattttcgtatttttgaatGAACGCAAgttatatttcttttattatcaGTCTAAAATGTTTAGCGCTAACCGTAAAACTTGAAACACCGACGTAACAACTAGAGAGATGAAATATCGCTCGAAAACATTTAACTTAACCTAAAAAACGTCACACTCATGTTTATGAAAGGCAGCATCTGCCATCCACTCTGTATAAGTTCATTTGTGAACGACGTAGTGACAGCGTCCAACGAATAGCACATCTGCTGAACAGCTCTGTATTAATAATTCGACAAACTTTAAACGGTGATTTAtgttaaaaatgtttgggTTTACTTGTGCTCCTCGATGTTGTTGCATGTTGAGACGGTTGCACTTgattttaagtaaaaaaagaaattgggTAAATCATGCAAATAgctacatttatttttcttatctcaTTGCAGTATGACGAAGTTCACTTTCAACCCATCAATGGATGAAAATTCTGCATCTGATCTGGCAGAATGGAAACGGCCGGAGCAAGTGATGCAGCTTCATCGATTGAAGCTGAAAAAGCGAGCGCTTCAGGCACGCATGAACAGAACTTTGGTAGAAAAGGCTTTACCTTCGCTAGATCAGAACAGTTCAATTCCTATAACCGACATCAGACAAGGTTCAACGACTTTGAAGCGTAAAAACCCATTCTCTAAAAATGCAACTACGTTTAAAAAGCACAAAACAACGCCATTGACAGCGCAGGAATTGGAAGCGAGCAGCGACACAACCCTTTTTGAGTTGTTGAACATTCAAAAATCGGGAAACACCGACAAGCCTGGGCAAAATACCCCCCTCTCATTTTCCAGCGTACTGACAAAACTAGAGAATGGATACGCAGAGGAGGAACCAACACCAGCGCCTCAAGGAAATAACTACATCCCAATAGATTGGACGCTGAATACCAAGATGCGATTCATGTCTCCGAAACCATTTGCTTggaatggaaaattaaaaactagcGAAGAAGCGTCTGGCACTACTGGGTTTGTTCGCTGCGTCGACATCGGTGAAAAGGAAACTACATTGGACACTAGTCCTAATGCAAGGTATATTCAATTCACATCGAATGTAGACTTTGGTATGCAAAGAAGCttttaaattctttgaaaaattataatcccTTCTTAAAATCGAGACAGAATAATTCATGAGATATTGCCATGTAATATTCTGAGtagtgataaaatgaaaactctAATGAACACAGTTTGGTTCGATGTACTTACGGCCTTAAATTCCTGCACCAATGTTGTCGTCAGGTAACGcttaaaaattgttatatttcACCATCCTCATAAGCATaatctttttcattctcctGTAGGTTTCACCAATGCTGTTTAGTATGGCAGCATCCTTCGCTACCTTGGCTAGAATTATTTCCTCGCTCTGCTGGCAGAGCTAGTGCTGCAATATCGAGCAGCCCAATGGCAGCAACAAACCAGCACATCAAAGACGCTCTGCACCGGGAATGGAGTGAAAGCTTCAGATCGTTGTTCCAGCTAGTACGTGCAAGACAATGTCCATACTTTTACGTATGCGCAAACACGTTCACAGTTCTCTTCCGTGCTGCTGGTATTTGCGGTGTTTCAGAAGTTCACGCCCTTCTCACACCGACCACCAGAGGATTTAGACAAATTCTTAAGCAAGAAGGTAATGTGTATCAGTAGCCTtctaataatcatacataacTTTTTTTGCAAAGAATTGCATCCCGAATTTTAACAGCGCATTTGTTATTCACTGGTCACTGGTGATCGGTAGCTTGATAAACATACCTATTCTTTGATCTGTATTTACCATGACACCATAAACGAACTTGCCCAGCCAATGTATACCTGGTGGGTAAAAGAAGTCGATAAAGTAGAGTCAGATGTTTGGTATTTTCTTGACGTTTCAGCAAATTATTGATTTTGCTGCTCAGTTGCCATATTATCTGTCTATTTTGCGTTATCTACTACTGCGGATCAAATCTGCATtccatttattcaatttgtgCTTCCATTTCAGACATAGAGTTTACGATgccattgaaaaaaaattccaaaaggcgatcagatacaaCCGATTCTGGCTGCGATACTCTGGACTCTTCAGCATCAAATATGACAAATCCTACTGACACGGAGCATTTTAATGACGAAGATGAAGACGAGGATGGGCCAGCAGACAAGTGGTTGCAAAGCCTCGGATTTGAAGATtctgaaattagaaaaataaataatttgcaGGCATGGAATCAGATTTTAAAATATCGAATTACTTCTAGTATAGTTAAATGCAATTTTGTCCGCTAACAGAAATCAAATTCCACTCTCGGGATTGCGTACTTGATgatgcccaaaaaaaaaacattgttaaCCAAACCTATGAAAAAACCTGCATTTCTTAGTGTCAAAATTTATGCAAACAacgtaatttaaaattcacGTATTATTGTCTTATCATATGAATACCTGATAATTCATTTTAATGCAAATTGTTTCTGCTCTAGGCTCGTCTTACTCAGGATAAAGAGAGTGAAATAGACAACTCGGCGGAGTCGTTAATTTTCGTTCAAGACGTCGAGACGCAAGCTTTATTTAACTTTTTGATAAACTGTAAATCGTCGATCGCTTCGACCGGTGCCTTGGCAGGCATTCCTCCAACTCTTTTGGCGCCCGTTGCATTTCACGGCGCAACGCTGAAGCCGCTCAAGGTATTTATCGCCGCTATGGCCAGGATTATTACGCACAGGGGAAAATTGGGAAAACTCGGGGAATTTTTTATAGCAGGAAAAAGTCagagatttcgaaaataaaactgGAATTGTTCTTATACAAAGTACTATCGatcttgaaaaacaaattgtacTCAAGATTTTGTTTCATCGCACCACTTCATACATTCTATGTATATTACTTGATACCAAgccttctttcgtttttttcttacggaaAATTGCTGCCTgttttttgtaaattgataGTCAGATAGCAAGATATTTACTAGGTAATACTGAAGATCTTGGTattaatgtgtaaaaaaaattgtcattattCAGCGGTATATTTCTTGTAAGATTACTGTAAAAATGTTAGTTTAAGGCTAAAATACCTGGAAAAGTTAGGGAATTTCAGATTCCAAAAAGCGTACGAACCCTGAATTGACATACCTCGTCACACGTACTTATCACCAATCGATCTTTCGCGGTCAAAATTGCTGCGAATATTTTCATAGTTCTCAGTACTCAAGCTAACTTTCATATAAATTCACTGTTTACACAGGTCAGAGAGAGCGTCGTGACCATAGATatggagaaattttattccctCGAGCTGCGAGGACCGCTCTTACCGCACACGTTACCGAGTCTTTGCCATTTGATGACTTCGAGTCACCTGGAACAATTCTCGGTCAGCTGCGCGCATCTCAATTCGACTATTCCATTTTCGCGAGCAGGAAATGGACGAGGTAAATTATATGCCATCTAACAGTCGAAACTCTTTCTCCGTAATACATGAAATTCTAAATATTCTTATAGGAGGTGCAGCCGCCTCGGAAGAATCTGGAAAGGCGCCATCTAACGTGTTTGGCGAAGAAAATCTCAGCGATTGCGGCTTTAGCGGGAAGCTGCTCCAACATTTTTGCTGTCCAGATCCGCAACGCATACAGATCTtagaaagtttgaaattctCCAATGACGGATACGTGTGGTCTTGATCTATGTCGATGATAATTTAGGACTAAGTTTTAATCGAAAAGTTACGTGTTCACTAAGTGCTACTACAAAAGATAACTTTTTTTGCGCTGCAGTAAATTAACACTAGCATTATTCAAAACATTCAGTGTAATGAATGCTCAATTCGTCGCAATCAGCAATTATCCTGACGAAAAAGTatcattgatttttatttaactcGCGCCTTAACGATGCATTTTGACCTGTGACAAAATATTTGGTTTACCTCGACTGTTAGAAGTCGCTAGCTATTATCAATCATTACTCCAaggttatgttttttttttcatcacggcGCATTTGATATCGCATTTTTTTGTAGTTATTACACAAAGAATTAGACATGCGCTACAAACGATTTAGTCGACATGATTTTCTGCAAATTAATTAGCATCTTGAATAAACCAGAATCCACCCGACAATGTTCTGCTTGCTCGCAGCGCAGCGATTTCATTTTATCTACATCACGAcagttattgttattttatttattatagcTATTAAGACGAAATACCggtatcttatttttttcacgttgtATATTGCGTGTTGATTAGGttgagattttcaaaaattcatatattaCAAACTGTAATTCATTTTGATATAGGTGTATATTTTTGCATgtcaattgaataataaaatgcaTACAATATTTCATTCTATAActatatttgagaaaaacgtgAAGTGGATGAGTGAACGTCGGtggaatttatttcacatcCATTTTGTCCGTACTTGTTTTCGAATACTTTCGAACTTCTCTTCAACTTATTTCCAAGAAACTTGAAAGAGAACGCCACAACTATATCGCTAATGGAAGTTCCGTCATGTACTGCGGTTCGGTTTGATAACGGCGTCTGGCAGCGAGATATAGAGAATGTGGTCAGATTAAATGCAGCACAGTACACAGTTTCTCAGTTAATTTCCGacgagttttcattttctgataGGATAATATTTGAGTCCACCCTTTCAGTCCGCGTTGCAAGAAAATAAGAAACCTGACCAAGCATTATAACTAATGTTTTTCATGCATCACGAAACGGAAGTTTACTGCATTCTAATACGTATCGGTCTATCTATAGCACCGTTAGGAAATCGTATTTTCTGAGAACCGTTGATCAGTGACGGAGATACGGCAATGTGATTAACAGTTTTCGaaacattcaaaaatttccatctGCGTTCTGAAGTGGAATTATCGCTTCGAATATTCGTGTATACTTGGCTTAGTACGAACTCTAAGGTACCGTAACATAGCGTGGATCACAAAAGTGAATATGAAAGTTGTAAGGTATGAATTTCAAAACGAGTTACAGTACGCGCTTTTCACTTTCGCGATACTCGAGGCGTGCTTTTTTACCTGAACAATTCCTGTTTTGATCGGTACATATTAACAAATtgtgtttgaaaattagtcgaaaattcgaatcaattttttacgcATCATTGAGACCTAACGACTCGATTTTATAGTCCGAATATAATGACTCGTTAGTGCAAGTGATTTTATATAAAATCCTGCTCCATAACAACGTTTCAAATGACATTCCGGCAGCCTTGGTCACTTTCCCGACAGACTCTAGTCGGCTCGATTATCGGTAACGCGTAGTCGTCCGCCTGCCGCGAAGAGTGTATTTTTGAAGCGACGCGGGGGGTTGGCTAAtcctaaaaataacgaatcgATATGAACTGCCCCCGAAACGGGGATTCAAGATTCCAC from Neodiprion lecontei isolate iyNeoLeco1 chromosome 1, iyNeoLeco1.1, whole genome shotgun sequence includes these protein-coding regions:
- the LOC107223700 gene encoding protein downstream neighbor of son homolog isoform X1, which produces MCVYVCARVCECVSVSCQRCPIVIHPRFTQSKGFSILGVPVLPPVQIRSALPTRNDATMTRRWSIKFILYATVQREDDEDRMSRWRITILGKMKECKPKTDAVRCVDYPRRDEKSSIDSSVDLSTREPGGHSLIVLVIDDPGSVRAHFYSQSSPAVRIESIPNLHSIFHTSPANDRILQERMTKFTFNPSMDENSASDLAEWKRPEQVMQLHRLKLKKRALQARMNRTLVEKALPSLDQNSSIPITDIRQGSTTLKRKNPFSKNATTFKKHKTTPLTAQELEASSDTTLFELLNIQKSGNTDKPGQNTPLSFSSVLTKLENGYAEEEPTPAPQGNNYIPIDWTLNTKMRFMSPKPFAWNGKLKTSEEASGTTGFVRCVDIGEKETTLDTSPNARFHQCCLVWQHPSLPWLELFPRSAGRASAAISSSPMAATNQHIKDALHREWSESFRSLFQLVRARQCPYFYVCANTFTVLFRAAGICGVSEVHALLTPTTRGFRQILKQEDIEFTMPLKKNSKRRSDTTDSGCDTLDSSASNMTNPTDTEHFNDEDEDEDGPADKWLQSLGFEDSEIRKINNLQARLTQDKESEIDNSAESLIFVQDVETQALFNFLINCKSSIASTGALAGIPPTLLAPVAFHGATLKPLKVRESVVTIDMEKFYSLELRGPLLPHTLPSLCHLMTSSHLEQFSVSCAHLNSTIPFSRAGNGRGGAAASEESGKAPSNVFGEENLSDCGFSGKLLQHFCCPDPQRIQILESLKFSNDGYVWS
- the LOC107223700 gene encoding protein downstream neighbor of son homolog isoform X3 — its product is MCVYVCARVCECVSVSCQRCPIVIHPRFTQSKGFSILGVPVLPPVQIRSALPTRNDATMTRRWSIKFILYATVQREDDEDRMSRMTKFTFNPSMDENSASDLAEWKRPEQVMQLHRLKLKKRALQARMNRTLVEKALPSLDQNSSIPITDIRQGSTTLKRKNPFSKNATTFKKHKTTPLTAQELEASSDTTLFELLNIQKSGNTDKPGQNTPLSFSSVLTKLENGYAEEEPTPAPQGNNYIPIDWTLNTKMRFMSPKPFAWNGKLKTSEEASGTTGFVRCVDIGEKETTLDTSPNARFHQCCLVWQHPSLPWLELFPRSAGRASAAISSSPMAATNQHIKDALHREWSESFRSLFQLVRARQCPYFYVCANTFTVLFRAAGICGVSEVHALLTPTTRGFRQILKQEDIEFTMPLKKNSKRRSDTTDSGCDTLDSSASNMTNPTDTEHFNDEDEDEDGPADKWLQSLGFEDSEIRKINNLQARLTQDKESEIDNSAESLIFVQDVETQALFNFLINCKSSIASTGALAGIPPTLLAPVAFHGATLKPLKVRESVVTIDMEKFYSLELRGPLLPHTLPSLCHLMTSSHLEQFSVSCAHLNSTIPFSRAGNGRGGAAASEESGKAPSNVFGEENLSDCGFSGKLLQHFCCPDPQRIQILESLKFSNDGYVWS
- the LOC107223700 gene encoding protein downstream neighbor of son homolog isoform X2, which codes for MKECKPKTDAVRCVDYPRRDEKSSIDSSVDLSTREPGGHSLIVLVIDDPGSVRAHFYSQSSPAVRIESIPNLHSIFHTSPANDRILQERFATALLKVRRDRIAGYIQMIIGTNATRNNTHAIENRERASPGEQSHVEMLLVMTKFTFNPSMDENSASDLAEWKRPEQVMQLHRLKLKKRALQARMNRTLVEKALPSLDQNSSIPITDIRQGSTTLKRKNPFSKNATTFKKHKTTPLTAQELEASSDTTLFELLNIQKSGNTDKPGQNTPLSFSSVLTKLENGYAEEEPTPAPQGNNYIPIDWTLNTKMRFMSPKPFAWNGKLKTSEEASGTTGFVRCVDIGEKETTLDTSPNARFHQCCLVWQHPSLPWLELFPRSAGRASAAISSSPMAATNQHIKDALHREWSESFRSLFQLVRARQCPYFYVCANTFTVLFRAAGICGVSEVHALLTPTTRGFRQILKQEDIEFTMPLKKNSKRRSDTTDSGCDTLDSSASNMTNPTDTEHFNDEDEDEDGPADKWLQSLGFEDSEIRKINNLQARLTQDKESEIDNSAESLIFVQDVETQALFNFLINCKSSIASTGALAGIPPTLLAPVAFHGATLKPLKVRESVVTIDMEKFYSLELRGPLLPHTLPSLCHLMTSSHLEQFSVSCAHLNSTIPFSRAGNGRGGAAASEESGKAPSNVFGEENLSDCGFSGKLLQHFCCPDPQRIQILESLKFSNDGYVWS